From a single Phocoena sinus isolate mPhoSin1 chromosome 1, mPhoSin1.pri, whole genome shotgun sequence genomic region:
- the DEDD gene encoding death effector domain-containing protein yields MAGLKRRASQVWPEEHGEQEHGLYSLHRMFDIVGTHLTHRDVRVLSFLFVDVIDDHERGLIRNGRDFLLALERQGRCDESNFRQVLQLLRIITRHDLLPYVTLKRRRAVCPDLVDKYLEETSIRYVTPRALSDPEPRPPHPPKTVPPHYPVVCCPTSGPQMCSKRPARGRATLGSQRKRRKSVTPDPKEKQTCDIRLRVRAEYCQHETALQGNVFSNKQDPLERQFERFNQANTILKSRDLGSIICDIKFSELTYLDAFWRDYINGSLLEALKGVFITDSLKQAVGHEAIKLLVNVDEEDYELGRQKLLRNLMLQALP; encoded by the exons ATGGCGGGCCTAAAGCGGAGGGCAAGCCAGGTGTGGCCCGAAGAGCATGGTGAGCAAGAGCATGGGCTGTATAGCCTGCATCGCATGTTTGACATCGTGGGCACCCACCTGACACACAGAGACGTACgagttctttccttcctctttgttGATGTCATTGATGACCACGAGCGTGGCCTCATCCGAAATGGACGTGACTTCTTATTGGCGCTGGAGCGCCAGGGCCGCTGTGATGAGAGTAACTTTCGCCAGGTGCTGCAACTGCTGCGCATCATCACTCGCCATGACCTGCTGCCCTACGTCACCCTCAAGAGGAGACGGGCTG TGTGCCCTGATCTTGTAGACAAATATCTGGAAGAGACATCAATTCGCTATGTGACACCCAGAGCCCTCAGCGATCCAGAACCgaggcctccccacccccctaaAACAG TGCCTCCCCACTATCCTGTGGTGTGCTGCCCCACTTCGGGCCCTCAGATGTGTAGCAAGCGGCCAGCTCGAGGGAGAGCCACACTTGGGAGCCAGCGAAAACGCCGGAAGTCAGTGACACCAGATCCCAAGGAAAAGCAGACATGCG ACATCAGACTGCGGGTTCGGGCTGAATACTGCCAGCATGAGACTGCTCTGCAGGGCAACGTCTTCTCTAACAAGCAGGACCCACTTGAGCGCCAGTTTGAGCGCTTTAACCAGGCCAACACCATCCTCAAGTCCCGGGACCTGGGCTCCATCATCTGTGACATCAAGTTCTCTGAGCTCACCTACCTCGATGCATTCTGGCGCGACTATATCAATGGCTCATTACTAGAGGCACTTAAAGGTGTCTTCATCACAGACTCCCTCAAGCAGGCTGTGGGCCACGAGGCCATCAAGCTGCTGGTGAATGTGGACGAGGAGGACTATGAGCTGGGCCGACAGAAACTCCTGAGGAACTTGATGCTGCAAGCATTGCCCTGA